actaggtcttggtaagttgaaatcgACTAAAATGATACTAGGATTAGCTGATAGGTATGTCAAACTCCCTcttggtgtcatagaggatgttctgattgaggttgataagtttatttatcctttggatttcgttgttctagacacacaacctgttcaggacccaagtcgtcaaatcccagtgattttaggtcgcccatttttagccacagctaacgctgtcatcaactgtaggactgggcttatgaacatatcctttgataatatgaccactgagctaaatgtctttaatgttactagacaaccttctgaggatgatgatttagaagaagtgaatatgattagcactttagttcaggataattggcttgacactttactggtagattctttagatgattttgaggaaaccattctcttagatcagatatgtgatcaatatttagaagaagctcttgagtattttaaagattctatggacccagaaattcatgAAATAATTTTaggttttctgagaataatgatgaccctaagtttgggggtagagaactagaagaatctcttgagtattttaaggactctgaagatccggaaattcaagaaatagttagaggtttgtatgTGAACCCTAAATtcggggtagtgatggttcttgtgattatATCGTATCCCTAAtcagagtccctaacttgggactcgagccttgtacatctgagatattacttgagtattttcagactccgcaacccgatcctcctgatactttccaggaggtaacccaggtattagagacccgtttctcggatgaatctatttatcgagacacacatatgaagttcaattacgcgccgcagataaacccagttgtcttgacagaaaccttagatgaggacgtgctccttcttttcatttttctgaatcagtgcagttgtctcatacagGTGTCAGctttatttggtcttatggacccacaattgtttcgactgttgatatatgactttggaaggtgaaaatcctttttgaggtatttgatgtctagttaaagactttaaatttagcatttcctgggaggtactcatgcttacggtaatatccttccttatttctttttccatccatcaagtggtaacaatttcttattgttcatttcatcttttgaacattgaggaaaatgttagatttaagtttgggggtggggaagaaactttttgttagctcttagctgcaacaaataaactccagagcctagaaatttatgcttactaAGGTTGGCACtaaataatctaagtggatgggaacatcttggttgtaggagttgaggaaccaatctgattagatggaaacatctaaagagtctattcataaaagcacaaagctcagatgttagaattaaacaaaaaacatggtagtttcgccatatctcgttgaatcttaatccttctgtttttgttttttaagtgatttggtggggcacatgattcaagttgttacctttgctagggtggaataaaGTAATTGAGATaccaacattaaaaaaaaaaaaaaaaaaaccagaccattagaccaaccagaataaattcaatatagtcgaccattggtgcccttgtatatgccagttgtgttgacctagagttaggtttatcgaccactggttcccttgtatatgccagttgtgttgatattagtcagaccggtatctcagtccattaggataggttcactttggcagaggccttcagacagatatgggaaacaccaatcatttttaaccatctctttaaccatcttcttaatctttccatgtgattggttgactccggttatgatgtctagaaactatctgagtagagctctgtcaccttatatatgaattatagtatgctgagtgcaaactcgtgtacaacaattggaaattcgcatcagggtacttcctcctatagtcaatgtttgtatgccaaccaaggagattctttagtgccttccaaggttctgcgtagatagctagggtctggagtaatggttttgtgggtacacctctggtaaatcctccggagaaaacactccgccgctagggccacctagcggtttaacggcttgctgcacgtgctaagtgtagtcattttattttctagattagttttgctcgaggactagcaaataataagtttaggggtatttgatagacacatttttgtgtatacgttgtccttaatttcatgtattgctggtactcgaattttgtactaatattgtgtttttatatatttttaggaaataaacattttcggaaaaattggctcgaaaaattgtTAAAGGCAACCCAGAGGACATTTACTTTTCGGAGCTGCGTTGAGAGATTATCTTGTCACGAGTTAGAatcaatatatttcgagaaatatgcatgttggaacacGTCAACACTAAACAAACGCGTgataagctaaaacagggaacaaatatattttcgtttcacttattgttggtgttactgtgggaaatatacgtgttcagaaaataaaaaaataggaaattattcccgagaataatattccttcactgtgaagattttgaggagtaattggagatatttgtggttactgctgggttataaatagctcCTGAGATGTAAGAGAAGGGGGATGAGTGATTAGGGAGTGATTAGGAAGTGATTAGGGGAAGAGTtttaaacacccgattttcatcatttttttctccattttatctttgtaaacaatttttgaagcaatgaacaaatattttgagcgtgtttacacaatgatgagctaaacccaatccttggggctatggaggaagtcgttgtttcggtaaaagtgatatatttctattaattaattagaacaactctattatgatttttgcattgaactaaaaattgtttatatgattttgattagttaggtgtattttctcttgatagaatatgcttgcttcagggttttgatattctatgcttggattaacatctattcttttggaaatctacatgtctaggcaatactattagaatcaatttgaatgttgagttgcataattattgttttattaaatcactaatatcaaccaatggtggaatcctagctctATTCTcttcataattttcacaacatctttttaaattagttcgctatttttatttattaaaaaaaaatctaaaaatccattttcacaagtcttgaacgaatcatactactacaacaactttgaaaacacatcagcaAGGTACACATACTTGTATGTAAAACCTAAGTTAGTATGAATTATGCAAACTATATAGGTTTGCAAACTCGGTTTCTGAACCCTTTACATATGAGTTACGGAATGAGGGTGGGTTTGCAAACCCCTTAGATCTTACTTTGCGGACTTTCAGAGTTTGAGAACCCCTTGGGCTTGACTTTACGAACTGCCAGTGGTTTGCAAACCTATCCAATTCCAATATTAAAAAAAGTACACGAAGTATTCTGTACGACTATGTTCTTTTTTGCTAAAAATTTCATAGACACTTCTAAGAcaatttcattcacaaatcacTTTAGGCTTGCATAATATTATTTAGTCTTGAGTGTTATTAAACACCTCTAGTGCTTGTAAGTTCAAAGGCTATTTAGCTGCTATGGACTATCATTGTGCATGGTTCTAGAACCCTggaccataatgcatattcttttGTGTAATTTCAAGCAATACTTTTCACATGATTACATggattcctaataagaattttatCTAAACTGGGAAAGTGTTTGCTCGAATATCGAGTTATCTTATCTTGAAGTCAAAGCTACCTGGAGCCTTtaaaagatataaaataaaaGATTATTGAACAAGATTTCTTAATCCACGACACTCTTATGTCATAGTTGCAAATCTAGCGTCGTACTTCAAAACCTAAGTTTCCTcagagaaatataattaggttacaaccttgaagacttcacttagtgATTCGTAAATCCCAATCAGACTACCCTTTAACTAATAGTTCGTGTATCCGAATCTTGTTATCATTGATCTTTAAGGTTTTAGTAATCTTGGATTAGGAACAAGATAGattgaaatcacaaagttctcttcgtctctgactttgtgattcctcaagataaataaCTATgctcttatttgatttttttggattttttttgagaggtggttagtagtctaggcttctcagctaactgagtgtaagtgttctagATTCTTGAGATTTGCTGGACTTTTTCTACTACAAACAAATTTCCAAATCTATATTGCAGTATATCATAAGAAATATCAAATATGCTTGTCTATCAGAGGCAGGTAAGTAGCAAAAGTATTcattgaggttgaagcaactcttaggttgtaaaggacgtcagctaaggaaatcaagtggatagaatcttgcgaggttcaagagacgtaaggaacacgactgcaactgaattacttggagggttaatttggcctcaattacattccagtacgaagtttgATAGCAGGTTAGTGTCTGTAATGGTTTCatataatgtggtgttcaaagctggatgaggtctcggggtttttctggagGTGCAGTCAAAATTTTTGgtatcttttgttttttctttcctacattatattgtttatttttataataggaataacacaagtagttcGTAATCAGTATTGAtggtttaagtccttattatttgagatCAAAACAAAACTTATTCTTGTTGCATACATATTCTTGAAATATAGATTGCtagtttcatacttgttagaattcagaCCCTTTTAACTATAAATAATTATATGTAATCATGATCAAGTATTTCATGAATAACGCTTGGATTTGACTAAAAAAGAATAAGTTAGTATCACAGTTAGTTTATTttgatttcccaaacccatatgaACCATTTATAACGTGCCCAAAAGTGTCCAATGTCAACTTTTACAGGACACATGATGTGATGTGTCCATCACATGTTGGGGTGTCGGTCGACTGCCGTGTCCGATAGTTTGTTCGACACGGTTACGACATCTTTCTAGGAGTGTACATACAACCTAGCCCCCATTACTTGCACCAACATGACCGTTGAAGTCTCCTCTAGTGAAAACTTTCTCACTATTAGGCACACCTCTAGCCATGCCATCTAGATCTTTCCAAAATTTTCATTTGACGTCCTTACTTACACCTAATTGTGGTGCATACACCTAATGATGTTAAAAAGCATATCACCCACTATGCGCTAATGACCTCACTCATGATCACTCTGCACCCACAGAAATCTATAACAGTAGTTACTTACATCTTGTTAGTTTAGTTCCGACTCGGGATCTGAATCAGATTCAGTTTTTGATTAGAATCATATGTCAgatcaattattttttttcatttttctgatgtCTGACTCAAGATATATCTTGGCTCAAATATCTAACTGAAGTTATTCGAGTTAGGTATAATTCAATAATTTTTGGTTGGATTATTTTGAGTTTTCTTTAACGGCTTAACCCTATTATTTAATAATATTTGAGATAGATATAAAAGAGTCAGAGTCATATTCAGATGATTCCGGCGAGTCAGAAAAAAATTAACAACTTATTAGTATAATTAGATTTTATCTATataattacattgtgaaacaagtTTGAATTATTAGCTTTCATAATATACTCACATCCAGGTCCAGTTTCACATCCAACAATCAGCTTAACCAATAAGAGAGGTCTTAGGGAACCTCACATTGAAAATAAGCTTTGACCCTTTGATGGCGTGTTCAGTTCGAGAGAATGAAATCACTTTTCCGAAAATATAATCCTTTTTTCCATGTTTGATAAATaagaataaagagaaaatgaGAATAAAATTCCTCCCAAAATAGGAAAATTCGAAATTCATAGGTGGTGGTAGGTTTCAGATCCCCTCCTCAAGATTTATGATTGTcgagaatgaaattctctttcCACCATCCAAACATGTTTTGAAGATGAGATTATGTGAGGATATTTTGGCCAATGAACAATTAAGAGTATGTTTGGATACTCATTGGGAAGTAGTTTTCGACTTTTAGAAATCAACAACGAAAAACTAGTTTGGATATAAAATTTAAGAGCCATATTTAGAAAAAAATCAAACTTTTATGTGAAGCAAAATATTTCGGCTTCCAACTTCGGGTAGTATCCAAAAGCGTTGTAAGAGTGGGCTCACTCCAGACTCTGGGCAGTGTATGTGGCATTATAAATTCGCGAGCTTTCGAGATTGGACATTGGAGAGGAaacagaacaaaaagaaaaaagggagaGGGCGTTCGAGACTTTACTTTTGCTCGTGTTCAAAGAAACTGCAAACAATATGGTACGTCTTCAGTGTACCTACAATTTCTTCGCGGgataataatttttctttaatcTCTAGTTTCTCTTAAGCGCGAGTCATTCTAATACTTGTTTTTGATTGCAGTCAGTTACATTACATACAAATCTCGGTGACATCAAATGTGAAATCGCTTGCGATGAAGTACCTAAAGCCTCTGAGGTTTCAACTCTAAACCCTAGACCCTAATCTTCTGCTAATGTCatgcttttctttttttctagggATCGATTTTGTTCTAGTTAGTTAGTCAGTCAGTCAGTTCCGGTTTGATTGTGTAAAAAATTTAGCTTAATTGAGGTAATTCACTGCTAGAAGGTCAGAATTcgttataaaattagggtttgtttgatAATTGATTATTACATATGAAATTACATGGGTTTGTTTGCGTGTTTGATTGGGTCttttaaaaacataatttttcaTGTGAAAGTAGTAGGGTTTCAGGAGTTATGTAGAACTTAATTTAGCTATGGTTCTTCATCCAGTGAAGTTCGAATTTAATCTATAAAAGGAAGAAAACTGTGATGAGGAGCTGTTGGATTATTGTGAAGCCTAAGTTCTTGATTGCACCCTAGTTATTTTTTCAGCTGGGACCTCTTGTTGCTACTAGCTAGCATTCCTCTTACTATAGGCATGACTCTAATCCGACGATGTTTACACTGTCGTTATGCATGTTTGAGCATGATAAATTCTGCTCTGTACTCaatcttaaatttttcttttttctttatgagGGACTGTGCTTCATCTGTTTTGGAGATTCTTCATCTGAATAAATTTCTGTTTTCATGCATCTCCGTATGATGGCATTCGAGTTTATGGGGAACTTAGGCGTTTGATTCATGATTGCTATTAGACTTTGTTGGAAATTCTCTGGTCTTATTGAATGGATGTACTTGATCTTTTCTCTATAGGAGTAACATTTGGTCATTTGCCATTGCGGTGGTTGCTTTAAACTGTCGGGTCTTATGGTAAATGGACCAAGAAGAGGTTAAGATATCCTAATAGTTTCTCTTAAATTCGTGTTTTGTTACAGAATTTTTTGGCACTATGTGGTAGTGGTTATTATGACGGCACCATATTCCATCGAAATATTAAAGGTTTTATGATCCAAGGAGGGGACCCTACAGGGACAGGCAAAGGTGGGAACAGTATATGGGGTAAAAAGTTCAGCGACGAGATCCGAGATTCACTCAAGGTATTTTAGTTTCCTCTGCTATCAAGAATGTGTAGTTATGTGCCTAGTGAGTATAAAAAAAAAACGAGTTTGATTGTTAGGTATTGCCGATTTGCCTTTTACTTTCCTAGTCATTCTCTAGGTTACTTCCGAGCTACTATCTTTGCTTTGCTTCATCTGATTCGTACATTTAGGTGTTAGTACTGTTCATGGTAGCATTTCCCCCCGACATCTATGCTTTGAAAGCAGCGCTGAAGACACCAGTATAATTTAGGAAAGTTTTGTGACATCTTAGTTCTTAAGGAACACTACATAACATTTTTATGGTTATCGCATAAGGTTGGCATGTTCTTGGTGGCCATGCTCTTCAAATATTGTTTAATATGTTGAGGTAACAAGTTGTCTATGATTCACATTAGATGCGTGCTACTCAAGCTATTATGTATGGTAGATACTGATGTTTTTAATAATGTTTCTACCTGTCAAACATTTCCCCTGAATCAAACATTTCCCCTGAACTTTGTAACCAATGCAGAAAAGTAAATATTTGAGATTCTAATATCTGTAGTTTCTCTGATGCCAAATTGCTAACAAGTTGCCATTTCAAATGATTTGCAGCACAATGCAAGAGGGGTGCTCTCTATGGCTAATAGTGGGCCTAATACAAATGGAAGCCAGTTTTTTATTACATATGGCAAGCAGCCACACCTGAACGGCTTGTATACAATTTTTGGCAGGGTGATTCATGGGTTTGAGGTCCTAGATATCATGGAGAAGGTTTGTGCTCAAATTTTGACTCGATAGACATGCAGAAGTCTTTTATCGTCTCATATTCTTCTTTTTTAAGTCCCCGACTCATGCTGTTTCTAGTCGGTTTATGTGATGTCACCACAATTTCATATTTGATTTTCCTTGAATTTGCTTAACCCAGTTTTGAATTGTGCAGACTCAGACAGGACCTGGGGATCGACCTCTTGCCGAGATCAGATTGAACCGTGTAACAATCCACGCAAACCCTCTTGCTACCTAGGCCTAATGTAACCCCATTGGAGAAACTATAACATATTCAAACTTCATATATGTTCCAACTGTAGAACTAAAACTGTTTTGTAAAGTATTCAGATGAGATTAGCTGAATGTGTCGCACCATATCAACATTCAGTGCACATCTCAGTGATTGGAGAATGGTCCTAGACCTGTATTTTTTCATTCCTACAAAATTGTAGCggatatttttcttcaattttattcTTTTGTTACAATACAACACGGTGCCTCCCTCTGATTTCCCTGGTGGATGTGAACCCACGTATCTTGCTTATCACTTCGTTAAAGTTGAAGTAGGTGAGCCAGTGAGATTCACAAAAGGCACACACCAAACACTACATCCATCCACCTACAAATAGCAGGTCATTCCCCTATAGATGTCAGCTCATCCTATtaaagttcacactcagaataaGATACCTGAAATGGAGGCAACTCAGATAAGGATTATCGACAAAACCATTGTTTTACCTACCCTTCCACCATTCCATGAAGACCATACCCTTGCACTCTCCCACATAGATAATGATCGTAACATCCAGGTTAATTTCCGTTACCTTCGTGCTTATGTGAACTCCCATCCCAACCCGGCCGATCCTGTCCTTATTATCTCTGAAGCACTGTCGAAAGTCCTCGTCCACTACTACCCTCTTGCGGGAACTCTCCAACGCCATTCTCAAGATTCGCGGTTCGAGCTATTTTGTTCTGCAGGTCAAGGTGTACCTGTGATCCGAGCCGTCTGTAATCAGTCACTTGACTCGTTGAATTATCTCGATGACCCAGCTGAGAAGTTCCTCGAAGAATTGGTGCCCGACCCGGAATATGAAGATGTTCTGGAACACCCATTTGTGTTGCAAATTACAACATTCGCATGTGGTGGATTCAGCTTAGGCTCTTCCGTTTACCACTCAATGTGTGATGGGTTTGGATCGGGTATGTTTTTCAATGCAATGGCTGAGTTAGCTCGTGGAGCTAGTGAGATCTCTACCAAACCTGTTTGGGAAAGAGCGAATCAACTAGGACCTAGAAGTCCACCTAAAGTTGAGTTCCCATTTCATGAGTTTTTGTTGTTAGACAAAGAATTCTCACCTTACAAGGGAAACATTAGCAATTTATCTATTCGAGAGTGTTTTCATGTACAAGACGAGGCATTAGAACGATTTAAAGGCTTATTATTTGAACAATCAGGAGGAAAGAAATTCACTACATTTGAAGCTTTGGGTGCTCTTATATGGCGAGCCAGGTGAGTTGACTCGTTCTGTAATAATTTTCTTACCAACCACTTCAAAAATGAGTGGGAATTGTGTTATCCACGTTTTTCTTTGAAATAACTGTTTTCAATATTCATTGAGCAGAGTCAAGGCCTCTAAATTTCCAAGTGAGGAGAAGGTGAAATTTGCATACTCTCTCAACATCAGAAACCAACTAAAACCAGCCTTGCCATCGGGTTATTGGGGCAACAGTTGTGTAACAATGTACGTGCAACTAACAGTTCAAGAACTACTGCAACAACCGATTTGGGTGATAGCGGAACTCATTAGCAAAAGCAAACGGAACGCTACCGA
The nucleotide sequence above comes from Papaver somniferum cultivar HN1 chromosome 8, ASM357369v1, whole genome shotgun sequence. Encoded proteins:
- the LOC113304628 gene encoding peptidyl-prolyl cis-trans isomerase CYP18-1-like → MSVTLHTNLGDIKCEIACDEVPKASENFLALCGSGYYDGTIFHRNIKGFMIQGGDPTGTGKGGNSIWGKKFSDEIRDSLKHNARGVLSMANSGPNTNGSQFFITYGKQPHLNGLYTIFGRVIHGFEVLDIMEKTQTGPGDRPLAEIRLNRVTIHANPLAT
- the LOC113302669 gene encoding spermidine coumaroyl-CoA acyltransferase-like; the protein is MEATQIRIIDKTIVLPTLPPFHEDHTLALSHIDNDRNIQVNFRYLRAYVNSHPNPADPVLIISEALSKVLVHYYPLAGTLQRHSQDSRFELFCSAGQGVPVIRAVCNQSLDSLNYLDDPAEKFLEELVPDPEYEDVLEHPFVLQITTFACGGFSLGSSVYHSMCDGFGSGMFFNAMAELARGASEISTKPVWERANQLGPRSPPKVEFPFHEFLLLDKEFSPYKGNISNLSIRECFHVQDEALERFKGLLFEQSGGKKFTTFEALGALIWRARVKASKFPSEEKVKFAYSLNIRNQLKPALPSGYWGNSCVTMYVQLTVQELLQQPIWVIAELISKSKRNATDEYVRSFIDFQELHYTEGITAGKGVSGFTDWRHLGHSTMDFGWGSPVTVLPLSRNLLGSSEPCFFLPYSLAVHGGKKDGFKVLVSLPETAIAGFRAEMERFESKL